The following coding sequences are from one Mytilus trossulus isolate FHL-02 chromosome 8, PNRI_Mtr1.1.1.hap1, whole genome shotgun sequence window:
- the LOC134680746 gene encoding GATA zinc finger domain-containing protein 14-like — MKAVVILICLFMTVCGMGIQKRDADLGEINSDNDDLAIDSLMNYLRKRWSIGSGNKGNNNQANNNNNIGNSHEENNKNTHVAGIGNIGDFGKKRGWSNEDKRWSIGSGNKGDGNQANNNKNIGNSHVENNKNTHVAGIGNMGDFGKKRSWSNEDKRWDIGSANTGHGNQANNNNNIGNSYEENNKNTHVAGIGNIGDFGKKRSWSNEDKRWDIGSGNTGNGNQANNNQNIGNSYEENNKNTHVAGIGNIGDFGRKRDWNIGSGNTGNHNSANGNSNIGNSEKYDDKNTNVYGVGNIGDFGRKRDWSYEGKRWSIGSGNKGNGNTANDNSNIGNSYEENNKDTNVIGAGNFGNFDGKR, encoded by the exons ATGAAGGCTGTAGTAATACTCATCTGTCTGTTCATGACAGTATGTG GAATGGGTATTCAAAAGAGAGATGCCGATCTTGGAGAAATAAATAGTGACAATGATGATTTAGCCATTGATTCCCTAATGAATTATCTCAG GAAAAGGTGGAGCATAGGCAGTGGCAACAAAGGAAATAATAACCAagcaaacaacaacaacaacattgGTAATTCGcatgaagaaaataataaaaatacacatGTAGCCGGGATAGGAAATATTGGTGACTTTGGAAAGAAACGTGGCTGGTCAAATGAGGATAAAAGATGGAGTATAGGAAGTGGCAACAAAGGAGATGGTAATCAagcaaacaacaacaaaaacatcgGTAATTCTCatgtagaaaataataaaaatacacatGTAGCGGGAATAGGCAATATGGGAGATTTTGGAAAAAAACGTAGCTGGTCAAATGAGGATAAAAGATGGGATATAGGCAGTGCCAACACAGGACATGGTAATCAagcaaacaacaacaacaacatcgGTAATTCAtatgaagaaaataataaaaatacacatGTAGCGGGGATAGGAAATATCGGAGACTTTGGAAAAAAACGTAGCTGGTCAAATGAGGATAAAAGATGGGATATAGGCAGTGGCAACACAGGTAATGGGAATCAAGCAAACAACAACCAAAACATCGGTAATTCGtatgaagaaaataataaaaatacacatGTAGCAGGGATAGGAAATATCGGAGACTTTGGAAGGAAACGTGACTGGAATATTGGAAGTGGAAATACAGGCAATCATAATTCTGCAAATGGCAATAGTAACATCGGCAATAGCGAGAAGTATGATGACaagaatacaaatgtatatggcGTCGGAAATATCGGAGACTTTGGAAGAAAACGTGACTGGTCTTATGAAGGTAAACGATGGAGTATAGGAAGTGGCAACAAAGGGAATGGTAATACTGCAAATGACAACAGCAACATTGGTAATTCGTATGAAGAGAATAATAAAGATACAAATGTTATAGGAGCTGGAAATTTCGGAAACTTTGATGGGAAACGATAA
- the LOC134727504 gene encoding piRNA biogenesis protein EXD1-like produces MLGTDTCSIEEQSTSDADTKRVHNSSGSLTKENIEKSTETSNKKADQNEKPVTEEEEQVARKFDRSTMIPLPIFIGRNEISTYKYVDTKDKFVEVMKELQEMIKNKQMIAVDCEGVNLSRFGSVTLINIGTRDMVYLIDILKIGNSVFDDGLRSILEDSGIEKLMFDCREDADALLHIHKVKLNGVLDVQILEVNNRIHVYRNGYTKIRSLKHCLEVFLEDDTLLNVKLQGQTSMSVSRNIWEKRPLNDNMLKYASVDILGLFKLYDALRTRMGHIIWKAASSRYCDCTRSRSRMYRDGSGILPKGILL; encoded by the coding sequence ATGTTAGGCACAGATACATGTAGCATAGAAGAACAATCCACCAGTGACGCAGATACAAAAAGAGTACACAATTCATCAGGATCATTGacaaaagaaaacattgaaaaaagcaCTGAAACTTCCAATAAAAAAGCAGATCAGAACGAAAAACCTGTTACGGAGGAGGAAGAGCAAGTTGCCAGAAAGTTTGACCGTAGTACTATGATTCCCTTGCCCATCTTCATAGGTAGGAACGAAATCAGCACTTACAAATATGTTGACACTAAGGATAAATTCGTTGAAGTCATGAAAGAGCTCCaggaaatgataaaaaataagcaaatgaTAGCTGTTGATTGCGAAGGGGTAAACTTGTCGAGATTTGGCTCAGTAACATTGATTAACATTGGCACTCGAGATATGGTCTATCTAAtcgatattttgaaaataggGAATAGTGTATTTGATGATGGTCTCCGTTCTATACTCGAGGATAGTGGAATAGAAAAACTAATGTTCGACTGCCGAGAAGATGCCGATGCTTTATTACATATTCACAAAGTCAAACTTAATGGAGTACTCGACGTTCAAATTCTAGAGGTGAACAATcgaatacatgtatacagaaaTGGATATACTAAGATCAGAAGCCTTAAGCATTGCTTAGAGGTATTTTTAGAAGACGACACATTATTGAATGTCAAGTTACAAGGACAGACTAGTATGAGTGTGTCGAGAAATATTTGGGAGAAAAGGCCACTGAACGACAACATGTTGAAATATGCAAGTGTTGATATTCTTGGTCTTTTCAAACTCTATGATGCACTTCGTACTAGAATGGGTCATATCATCTGGAAAGCAGCATCAAGTCGATATTGTGACTGTACTCGTTCAAGAAGCAGAATGTACCGTGACGGCAGCGGAATTTTACCAAAAGGAATACTATTATAA
- the LOC134727506 gene encoding piRNA biogenesis protein EXD1-like codes for MLGTDTCSIEEQSTSDADTKRVHNSSGSLTKENIEKSTESSNKKADQNEKPVTEEEEQVARKFDHSTMIPLPIFIGRNEISTYKYVDTKDKFVEVMKELQEMIKNKQMIAVDCEGVNLSRFSSITLINIGTRDMVYLIDILKIGNSVFDDGLRSILEDSGIEKLMFDCREDADALLHIHKVKLNGVLDVQILEVNNRIHVYRNGYTKIRSLKHCLEVFLEDDTLLNVKLQGQTSMSVSRNIWEKRPLNDNMLKYASVDIIGLFKLYDALRTRMGHIVWKAASSRYCDCTRSRSRMYRDGSGILPKGILL; via the coding sequence ATGTTAGGCACAGATACATGTAGCATAGAAGAACAATCCACCAGTGACGCAGATACAAAAAGAGTACACAATTCATCAGGATCATTGacaaaagaaaacattgaaaaaagcaCTGAATCTTCCAATAAAAAAGCAGATCAGAACGAAAAACCTGTTACGGAGGAGGAAGAGCAAGTTGCCAGAAAGTTTGACCATAGTACTATGATTCCCTTGCCCATCTTCATAGGTAGGAACGAAATCAGCACTTACAAATATGTTGACACTAAGGATAAATTCGTTGAAGTCATGAAAGAGCTCCAGGAAATGATCAAAAATAAGCAAATGATAGCTGTTGATTGCGAAGGGGTAAACTTGTCGAGATTTAGCTCAATAACATTGATTAACATTGGCACTCGAGATATGGTCTATCTAAtcgatattttgaaaataggGAATAGTGTATTTGATGATGGTCTCCGTTCTATACTCGAGGATAGTGGAATAGAAAAACTAATGTTCGACTGCCGAGAAGATGCCGATGCTTTATTACATATTCACAAAGTCAAACTTAATGGAGTACTAGACGTTCAAATTCTAGAGGTGAACAATcgaatacatgtatacagaaaTGGATATACTAAGATCAGAAGCCTTAAGCATTGCTTAGAGGTATTTTTAGAAGACGACACATTATTGAATGTCAAGTTACAAGGACAGACTAGTATGAGTGTGTCGAGAAATATTTGGGAGAAAAGGCCACTGAACGACAACATGTTGAAATATGCAAGTGTTGATATTATTGGTCTTTTCAAACTCTATGATGCACTTCGTACTAGAATGGGTCATATCGTCTGGAAAGCAGCATCAAGTCGATATTGTGACTGTACTCGTTCAAGAAGCAGAATGTACCGTGACGGCAGCGGAATTTTACCAAAAGGAATACTATTATAA